The Fragaria vesca subsp. vesca linkage group LG2, FraVesHawaii_1.0, whole genome shotgun sequence genome includes a window with the following:
- the LOC101297975 gene encoding protein FAM188A-like — protein sequence MADQEDDFQMALRMSMQNSPPEPKRSKPRDADSPAEESSEVKTRRLQRELMASAAEKRMLYARASSPSPPSPAPAASPVSVSRLDLEANVVMKDRELGAELSVEEAKQLFSMVYGAEVTKGILAQWSNQGIRFSPDPETSMGLVQHEGGPCGVLAAIQALVLKYLLFYPDGLGKGAPNMHHNLGSRTLSSSHCVASTNFSSLSEDAKARALLRSMGEILFSCGSNKRAVVATLSVIGDDVTRFGGSKDEVIAKSLEGLSIESAADLHKVLRVKTYTTEESVLQGLESVIPVFRSRMGALLFLISALLSRGLDLIQADRDDPSLPLVTAPFGHASQEIVNLLLSGQAVPNVFDGNMDLGGGMSLKGISRTVEVGFLTLLESLNFCKVGHHLKCPRWPIWVVGSESHYTVLFAPDTNVQDENELEGRESQIRKAFDAQDQSGGGGFISVEGFHQVLRETDVKVPSEKVDLLCSTGFIVWSEFWQVILDLDKTMGGLKDSTGLMGKKVFDLYHFNGIAKSDLNGSQVNSGGETPVQRPRLTKLRVSVPPRWTPEEYMTDVSVSSSANESKEISKPEPPQHAPLVDCIRTRWPRAVCNWVGDAPSIV from the exons ATGGCGGATCAGGAGGATGACTTCCAAATGGCGCTGCGGATGAGTATGCAGAACTCGCCGCCGGAGCCCAAGCGCAGCAAGCCCAGGGACGCCGATTCTCCGGCCGAGGAGTCGTCGGAGGTCAAGACTCGCCGGCTTCAGCGAGAGCTCATGGCCAGTGCTGCCGAGAAGAGAATGCTCTACGCCAGGGCCAGCTCTCCCTCTCCACCGTCTCCGGCTCCGGCTGCTTCGCCTGTTTCTGTTTCGAGGTTGGATTTGGAGGCCAATGTGGTGATGAAAGATAGGGAATTGGGCGCGGAGTTGAGCGTGGAGGAGGCCAAGCAGTTGTTTTCGATGGTGTATGGGGCTGAGGTGACTAAAGGCATTCTTGCGCAGTGGAGTAATCAGGGTATAAG GTTTAGTCCTGATCCAGAAACTTCGATGGGTCTAGTGCAGCATGAAGGGGGGCCCTGTGGCGTTTTAGCAGCCATTCAA GCACTTGTCCTCAAATACCTCCTTTTCTACCCAGACGGACTAGGTAAAGGTGCACCAAACATGCATCACAATTTGGGTTCAAGGACACTTTCTAGTAGTCATTGTGTTGCATCGACTAACTTTTCCTCACTTTCTGAAGATGCTAAAGCAAG AGCTTTGCTTAGAAGTATGGGTGAGATATTGTTCTCATGTGGAAGTAATAAAAGGGCTGTGGTTGCAACTTTGAGTGTTATTGGAGATGACGTTACGAGGTTTGGAGGCAGCAAGGATGAA GTGATAGCAAAATCACTTGAGGGCCTTTCTATTGAATCAGCTGCTGACTTGCATAAAGTGCTAAGAGTTAAGACATACACGACTGAAGAAAGTGTACTTCAGGGGCTAGAATCAGTGATTCCTGTTTTCCGAAGTCGTATGGGGGCATTGCTGTTCCTTATTTCTGCTTTGCTTTCGCGTGGCCTG GACTTAATCCAGGCTGACAGGGATGATCCTAGCCTACCTCTTGTCACTGCTCCATTTGGGCATGCGTCACAG GAAATTGTCAATTTACTGCTCTCCGGGCAGGCTGTTCCAAACGTCTTTGATGGAAATATGGATCTGGGGGGTGGTATGTCCTTAAAGGGCATATCAAGAACTGTAGAAGTTGGATTCTTAACACTGTTGGAGTCCTTAAATTTCTGCAAGGTTGGCCATCATTTGAAATGCCCTAGATGGCCAATCTGGGTAGTGGGAAGTGAGTCTCATTATACAGTTCTCTTTGCTCCTGATACCAATGTCCAGGATGAGAATGAACTGGAAGGAAGGGAATCACAGATTCGGAAAGCTTTTGATGCCCAAGATCAGAGTGGGGGTGGTGGTTTCATTAGTGTTGAAGGTTTTCACCAAGTCCTGAGGGAAACTGATGTAAAAGTTCCAAGTGAGAAGGTTGATCTTCTTTGCAGCACAGGATTCATTGTATGGAGCGAGTTCTGGCAGGTTATTTTGGATCTGGACAAGACCATGGGAGGCCTCAAGGATTCAACTGGATTGATGGGTAAGAAGGTCTTTGATCTTTACCATTTTAATGGAATTGCAAAATCAGATCTGAATGGAAGCCAAGTAAACTCTGGAGGTGAGACTCCAGTGCAAAGACCTAGGCTCACAAAATTGAGAGTTTCGGTTCCTCCAAGATGGACTCCTGAAGAATATATGACAGATGTATCAGTGTCCTCTAGTGCTAATGAATCCAAAGAAATATCAAAGCCAGAGCCTCCTCAGCATGCACCTTTGGTGGACTGCATACGGACACGCTGGCCCCGTGCTGTTTGCAACTGGGTAGGGGATGCGCCTAGTATTGTCTGA
- the LOC101298272 gene encoding uncharacterized protein LOC101298272 → MHMNQQMAFSLHSRNPRIVQSFARNFSLWSMKKDPSLESALSRNRRWVVNNQLKNIILRCPGQVAKVRFIQNKFKTLDLQGKALNWLKKYPCCFQVYLQGDEYYCHLTKRMMALVEAEESVKDMQEPVFVERLAKLLMMSRNQRLNVVKLNELKRNFGFPDDYLLRLVPKYPDMFRVVNYSGRRSSMEIELVDWNPDLVVSAIEASAQKQGSEPCFTCSLPSTWAKSWERFHEFNATPYISPYLDTKGLVDGSKEMEKRTVGLVHELLSLTLWKKASIIKLGHFQREFVLPERLNALLLKHPGIFYVSNKYQIYTVLLREGYNGQELVHKDPLVVIKEKFGELMQDGLHEYNRRRHLVNLEKKRNKGMVLGRSDKGKDLPDLDEQGDRGSLFDPEERKRFYKVLFDDGAP, encoded by the coding sequence ATGCACATGAATCAACAAATGGCATTTTCATTGCATTCTAGAAACCCAAGAATTGTCCAAAGCTTTGCCCGGAACTTTTCACTGTGGTCAATGAAGAAGGACCCTTCCCTTGAATCGGCATTGTCTAGGAATCGCCGGTGGGTGGTGAACAATCAACTCAAGAACATCATCCTTAGGTGCCCTGGTCAGGTGGCAAAAGTGAGGTTCATTCAGAACAAGTTCAAGACTCTTGATCTCCAAGGGAAGGCTCTCAATTGGCTCAAGAAGTACCCCTGCTGCTTTCAAGTCTATCTGCAGGGCGACGAGTACTACTGCCACCTCACGAAACGGATGATGGCTTTGGTGGAAGCGGAGGAGTCTGTCAAAGATATGCAGGAGCCTGTGTTTGTGGAGAGATTAGCAAAGTTACTGATGATGAGCCGCAATCAGAGACTAAATGTTGTCAAGCTTAATGAACTGAAGCGGAATTTTGGTTTTCCGGATGACTATTTGCTTAGACTTGTGCCAAAGTATCCTGACATGTTTCGGGTTGTTAATTATAGCGGCCGAAGGAGTTCCATGGAGATTGAGCTGGTGGATTGGAATCCGGATTTAGTGGTTTCTGCCATTGAAGCTTCAGCTCAGAAGCAGGGAAGTGAGCCATGCTTCACTTGCTCATTGCCTTCAACTTGGGCCAAGTCATGGGAAAGATTTCATGAGTTTAATGCAACTCCTTATATTTCTCCGTACTTGGACACCAAAGGTTTAGTGGATGGATCAAAGGAGATGGAGAAGAGGACTGTCGGCTTGGTGCATGAGTTGTTGTCATTGACTCTATGGAAGAAAGCATCAATTATAAAGCTTGGACATTTTCAGAGGGAGTTTGTTTTGCCAGAGAGATTGAATGCTTTGCTGCTGAAGCACCCTGGCATATTTTATGTATCAAATAAGTATCAGATATATACTGTCCTTCTTAGAGAAGGCTATAATGGGCAAGAACTGGTTCATAAGGATCCGCTTGTTGTCATAAAAGAGAAGTTTGGGGAACTTATGCAAGATGGGCTTCATGAATATAACCGCAGGCGCCATTTAGTAAATCTAGAAAAGAAGAGAAACAAAGGAATGGTTTTGGGTAGATCAGATAAAGGCAAGGATTTGCCTGACCTTGATGAGCAGGGAGACAGAGGAAGTTTGTTTGATCCAGAAGAAAGAAAAAGGTTTTATAAAGTTCTGTTTGACGATGGTGCCCCATGA
- the LOC101298560 gene encoding uncharacterized protein LOC101298560, with product MRYKQQSDIDKRCEYRLYNGWGRPAENATCITLKPFGKQLRFSWLEVVGSSPEANLQFASKLFNAKVDDARDGTVAMVAQKQIRQRVFLLGVQDFLFKIEIAFQTLYPNLT from the exons ATGCGTTACAAGCAGCAATCGGACATTGACAAAAGATGTGAGTACCGTCTTTATAACGGTTGGGGCAGACCGGCAGAGAACGCAACTTGTATCACCTTAAAACCCTTTGGTAAGCAGCTTCGCTTTAGTTGGCTGGAGGTTGTTGGAAGCTCTCCAGAGGCAAATTTGCAATTTGCCAG CAAGTTGTTCAATGCAAAGGTTGATGACGCCAGAGATGGAACTGTTGCTATGGTTGCACAAAAGCAAATACGCCAGAGAGTATTTCTTCTAGGAGTTCAAGACTTTCTCTTCAAGATAGAGATAGCATTTCAAACCCTTTACCCTAATCTCACCTAG
- the LOC101297686 gene encoding 40S ribosomal protein S17-4-like, with translation MGRVRTKTVKKSSRQVIERYYSRMTLDFHTNKKVLEEVAIIPSKRLRNKIAGFSTHLMKRIQKGPVRGISLKLQEEERERRMDFVPDESAIKTDDIAVDKETLDMLTALGMADIPGLRESTELQAAPVGYGRGGPRRY, from the coding sequence ATGGGACGCGTCCGCACCAAGACCGTGAAGAAGTCCTCCCGGCAGGTGATCGAGCGGTACTACTCCCGCATGACCCTTGACTTCCACACCAACAAGAAGGTCCTCGAAGAGGTGGCCATCATCCCATCGAAGCGCCTCCGCAACAAGATCGCCGGATTCTCGACCCATCTCATGAAGCGCATCCAGAAGGGCCCCGTCCGCGGCATCTCCCTCAAGCTTCAGGAGGAGGAGCGCGAGCGCCGCATGGACTTCGTCCCCGACGAGTCCGCCATCAAGACCGACGACATCGCCGTCGACAAGGAGACTCTTGACATGCTCACTGCTCTCGGCATGGCTGATATTCCCGGCCTCAGGGAGTCCACCGAACTGCAGGCTGCTCCTGTCGGGTACGGCCGTGGCGGGCCCAGGAGGTACTAG